Proteins encoded in a region of the Bacteroidota bacterium genome:
- a CDS encoding type II toxin-antitoxin system HicB family antitoxin has translation MLTAYIQAAMKRAHYEILADNEGYYGDIHGFQGVWANAKTLEECREELREVLEDWILFGLRLGNTLPEVDGLKLEVVKEAI, from the coding sequence ATGTTAACAGCATACATACAGGCGGCGATGAAGCGGGCGCACTATGAAATACTTGCCGATAATGAAGGATATTATGGTGATATCCACGGGTTTCAAGGTGTTTGGGCGAATGCTAAAACACTCGAAGAATGCAGAGAGGAACTACGCGAAGTTCTTGAAGATTGGATACTATTTGGGTTACGTTTAGGGAATACTCTTCCAGAGGTTGATGGGTTAAAATTAGAAGTGGTTAAAGAGGCGATTTAA
- a CDS encoding DUF4835 family protein: MKITLATFAIIFLMNSFIIAQEIDCNVTLNTENLTAEALENISGFEQRIEDYINNYRWTKDDFGGQKIKCNFEIFFKSSPSENKYTAQVFIGSQRQIYKSDKSTGTVRIFDDKWEFTFVRNQPIHHNNPQYDPVTSFIDFYVYIILGFDYDSFKPTDGTDFFQQAVDIASKARSGGGASSGWDLKSSGTYNRIQFIEEIINPKNKIIREAYYVYHYKGLDMLTRNKSKALENVLKAVESIGNFQKKINERIILIKAFFDTKYLELCELYLDSKNPDIYTKLGTYDPAHQKNYDEYKLRMK; this comes from the coding sequence ATGAAAATCACATTAGCAACTTTCGCAATCATTTTTTTAATGAACAGTTTCATAATTGCACAGGAAATTGATTGTAACGTTACATTGAATACGGAAAATTTAACTGCTGAAGCACTCGAAAACATTTCCGGTTTCGAACAGCGGATCGAGGATTACATCAACAATTACAGATGGACTAAAGATGATTTTGGCGGCCAAAAGATAAAATGTAATTTTGAAATATTCTTCAAAAGTTCGCCGTCTGAGAACAAATACACAGCGCAAGTATTTATAGGCAGCCAACGACAAATTTATAAATCGGACAAAAGCACTGGTACTGTCCGGATATTCGATGATAAATGGGAATTTACTTTCGTCCGAAATCAGCCGATCCATCACAATAATCCTCAATACGATCCTGTTACAAGTTTCATTGATTTTTATGTTTATATCATTCTCGGTTTTGATTACGACTCGTTCAAACCAACCGATGGTACAGATTTTTTCCAACAAGCTGTTGACATTGCGAGTAAAGCACGCTCGGGAGGCGGAGCTTCATCGGGATGGGATTTGAAATCTTCGGGTACTTATAATCGAATTCAATTCATCGAAGAAATTATCAATCCGAAGAATAAAATTATTCGGGAGGCGTATTACGTTTATCATTACAAGGGACTCGATATGCTTACTCGAAATAAATCGAAAGCCCTCGAAAATGTTTTAAAAGCTGTAGAAAGTATAGGTAATTTCCAGAAGAAAATCAACGAGCGGATAATTTTGATTAAAGCATTCTTCGATACCAAATATTTGGAGCTATGTGAATTGTACCTTGATTCCAAAAACCCTGATATTTATACCAAATTAGGTACTTACGACCCAGCTCACCAAAAGAATTACGATGAGTATAAACTCAGAATGAAGTAA